The genomic DNA CATGTTGCGTGATAGTAGTCTGCAGTCCTTGCTGCCCGATAGGGACATGTTGTGGCTGATTGTGATACTGCTGAACGTTCTGGTATGGCTGCTGTTGTAGTCGCTGCTGTTGtggttgttgctgttgtggttgctgctgatgttgctgctgctgctgctgctgatatTGCTGATTTTGatactgctgctgttgctgatCTTGTTGTTCGTGATGGTGTTGCAAAGCTTGAACCTGAGGCTGCTGGTCTGACATATGCTGAACTGGCTGATAttgctgctgggcgacgacatgAGGTGGTTGCTGATGGATCTGATTCGGCTCAATGTCCTTCGCCGTAACCTCTGCAACGACCTCAGGTACACGCGGCGGAGCCTCTGAGGGCTGATGACTATTCACCCCACTGATTTGAGACTCTGTGCCCTGCTGCGATACTTGTCGAACGGCGTCTGGCTCCTGCACCGTGACGCTGCTCCCAGTGGCCACCTCAGCCGGCTTCTCGACCTTTTGAGGCAGCTTAAGCTCAACAGGGCTGTTACGCTCCGGCAGTTCAGCCATGCCCAGGGCAGCGGCATTCATGTTCGTCTCGATTGGGGCGAGAACCGCGTTGTCGCCCATCTCAACAGGGTCCGGGTGCAACTCGATGTGCGCCACGGCTGTGTGTTCGGTTGCCatctcggccacgacgcccacgggGTCGAAcacgggaggcggcgccggcagctccTGTGGGAGTTCGCGGCTGTCAATCATGTGCACCACGGGCTGCTCttcctgcggcggcgtcggcactGGCTCCGCTTGGATGGGCGGACTCTCGATGACAATCTCTTGGCCCGCGGCAGGCACAGGAGGAGACACAGATGCCTCGCTCTTCTGCACCATGGGCGTCGTCACTGTACTGGCCACTGGGCTCACAGCGGCCTTGGTCCCGGCAGCAGACCCGCCTGCGACAGCGCTGTCGCCGGCAACCCTCTCGCCGATGCCACCCGCGACGACCCTCCgcgcggcctcctcctcctcctcgttgagCGGGCTCACTTCGGTATAGGTGCCGGGGCCGAGGAACATGAAGTTTTCAGGCTGGAAGACCtgctcggcatcatcgtcgccgccgccgccatcgccatcccAGATGGCGCTCACGggccgcgccgtggcggacaTGCCCGATTTCGCGGCGCCATTGCCCGCGCGGTGAGAGCTCGGGGGCGAGAGCTGCttcgcgctggcggcgctgatggTTGTCTGGCggcgaagctgctgctgcgactcGAGACGCTCCTCGGGAGCGAGGTCCGGGGCCGGGACGGAGGCGTCGAGGTAGTCTGGGaactcgtcgccctcggtggGGAAGTGGTACTGGATGTGGCCGCTGGCCTTGTACGTGTAGAACCAGCGCTGGCCGTCGTAGTCGGACTCCCACCCGGGAGGCAGCCCGAACATGGCGGGCCACCGACGCGCCACGGGGCGCGCGCTCGTGTCGCGGCAGGGAGGGTCGAGGCGATGTTGCGGTCGGCAGGGCTCACGTCGCTCGTCGTTCGGAGGGGGATGGCTTTTGGTGTTGCGGAGATCAAGCAAAGGTGTTCCACACCTCCATTACACCTCCGCCGTGCTACTTCGTCCGATGATGAACAAATCCGCCGAGAAACGTTAGTAGAACGCGCACTGGAGACAATCCGACGCCCGTGAGGCTTGAGAAAGGAGTTGACAAGGCAGGATTGAATTGGGCCGTTGCGGCTCCTGGACACCTGGCAGCACCAACAGCGCCACAAACGCGGCTGAGCTCCCATGCTGACCCGGCCCGCGGGAGCTCCCCCAGGCTGGGTCGCGAACCGCTGGGGGGGCCCGGCAGGGGCTTTCATCACATTGGGCGCCCTGCCGCTACCCGCTACGCCAGCACGGTTTTGGAATGAGGCGACCCTCGGGCCTCTGGCGCGAATTGGCCTCCAGCCGGCAGGCCCGCGGAGCTCATCGATACATTCAATGCTGCATTgtgggggggatggggaaaGATCAACCAAGGGTCCTCAGTGCCCAGATTTATAGTTGCATGAAACAGTTTCGGCCGATCTGCTGCGCATGAACCTGGCGGTCTCTGTTTCATCGTGGCTGCTACGTCCTGTGAGCCTTGGCGGTGAAAGGTGAACGTGAGAACATCGGGTGCTATCAAGTACGCGCGTTCTTCTCGATGTGATCAAATCGACATTGGTTTATCTAACGCGCGTTGATGCGGCACAGTATTACAATACATTAACTCACAGCCAGGTGAAGAAGTTCGTACCATGCACACAAGCCAGGGACCAGTTCCAACGCCGAATCAACTTACATACCACAAAGCGTCATCAGTCTCCTCAGGGGTTCACAATCTCCGGCAGCCTTGGCTTGAGCCAAGGCGACGTCTCCATTAAGCACGGCCAGAAGCTCATCCTTTTCCAATGTCAGAACCAGGTCCGCGGCCTTCGGATCGGTGGACTGATCGATGTGACGATGAGTGAGAGCGCCATTGCTGAGCCGAGCTCGCCATCCCATCTCCTGTGCCGGGTCCTTGATGTCGATGACCGACGCCTCCGCGGCAGCCTTGAAGCCGTCGAGCCGGATGGAAAGGCAGTCAAGCCATTGGTCGACGGTTCCCAGTGGATTGAATGCTGGAAACTCCGGGACGATGGACGTTTTATCGACGCTGGTAGACCGGAGGAGCGCTGCGCCGGTGAGGTAGAAGTTGCGCCACGTCGCGTTCtcggcgccgaagcccagCTGGCCGTACACGGACGCGAGCGCCAGCTTCGCCGCCTTGTTATCGGGCTCAGCTTTGACGACATGATCGAGCAGCGTGGCTGCGAAGCGAAGGTCGCCGGCGTCAACGTAGCTCTGCGCTTTCTTGATGATctcttgggcgccgccgaagcaGTCGAGGTAGCGTCgcccctcctcggccggtGGATGTGCCCACAGATGGGCCGGATTGCCGTCGAACCACGTCATATACCGCTGGTATATGCCTTTAATGTTGTGACTCACCGAGCCGTAGAAACCCTGTGCGTGCGGCGCGTCTCGGAGCTGGGGTGGCAGCGTGAGTCGCTCGGCAATCTCCGTGCCATTGAGGCCCAGGTTCATGAGCCGCAAGGTCTGGTCGTGTAAGTAGGCGTAGAGATCCCGTTGCTCTGAGATGTGCTGCATGAGGTTTTCGTTGCCCCAAGTCGGCCACGTGTGCCCCGCGAACAGAACCTCAGCTTGCCGGCCATAGAGGTCGATAGTCTCGTCAAGGTAGCCCGACCATGCCTTGGCGTCGCGAACAACGGCACCGCGAAGAGTGATGATGTTGTGCAGGCTCTGCGTCGCACATTCTGAGATGTAGAGGGCCTTTTGCTCGGGCATGTAGAAATTGatctcggccggcgcctcgGTCCCCGGTACCATCTGGAAAACCAGCTTCAGACCGTCGACGTCCACAACTTGTCCGGTCTCCTCGATCAGCTTGTTGGGCGGAACAAGTGAACTGGTGCCAGTCGAGACGCCCACGCCGAttccgacgccgacgcgacCGGCCTGTCCGGGGGGGAGAGGCGTGCCGTACATGAaggccgcgcgccgcatcatcgctgggccagccagcacgtTCTCGCTCATAGACTCCTCCACGAACCCGCGTGGGGCAATGATGGGTATTTCGCGGTCTTTGGGCAAAATGCCCATGGCGCCTCCAAAGTGGTCAATATGCGAATGTGAGTAGATTATGCCGACGACTGGACGCTTTCCGCGGTGGCTCTCATACAGCGACAGTGCCGCGGCTGCACACTCGTTGGAAGTCAAGGGATCCACGATAACCACCCCGGATTGGCCTTCCAAAAGCGTCATGTTCGAGATATCAAGCCCCCGGACCTGGTAGATGCCCGGAAGGACTTCAAAAAGCCCATGAAGCGCAGTGAGTTTGCTGTGGTTCCATAGCTTTTCGTTGACGGTCGGCGGTCGGACACTGTCGAAGAAGGTGTAGGCGTCACCATCCCACACGTCCTTGCCTCCTTGTCCGGTCACAACACAAGGCTTGATAGTGCCAATGAACCCGCGGTTCGCATTCGCTGACGCCGATGTGGCATCCTGTGTAGGTGGCATCCTGGCGTGAGCTCAACGATTTACCAAGTGAATTCAGAGCCGCCACGAAAGGATTCGTTGTAAGAAACTCAATTGACGATTAATTCACCGGCAGAGCTGCTCACTTATACGTGCTTCGCACATTAGCCCAGTAGCTGTGTGGGTGCCACTTCCTTACGCCAAACTCTATGCGGAGCTGAAACACCAAAAACGGCTGGGCTACTTGCTGCTACCATCACGCCCATCCGACTTTGCCGACGCCTACAGGTGGCATAGAGCATCAAGCAAGAATAAAAAAGTATACACAGATATAGCAGCCGTCATTCACATCTTTATCATCGGTTTAAGTCCAAGATAGTCACGGTGAAGACAAGCAAAACAAAAAGCGAAAAGCCAAGGCCCATGCCAGATTCGAACTGGCGTCTTTGGAAGAGATTCTGATTGCGTAATCAAAATCCAACGTCCTAACCCCTAGACTAATGGGCCCATTGGATTGAATCCAATCTCTATTTTGGCAGTTTCCGACCATATTGCCAACTATATAGTTTTCACGACATTTTCAGGCCCTGGATTCATCATATGAAGCACGTCATGCACTCCAAACGCCCCAGGGTTCTCAAAAATAGCTTGCAGGATTAATAAAAGTGGATAATTTCTCAtgccgcttcttcttcggcgtTTGTGACCCGTGGTGCGCGCGGCAGCCCGTTGATCCGTGACGGAGGGAGAGACTCAAGCGCGCGATCACCCACAACGTCTCCCTACAGTTTTCCCACGTCGTCATCAGACACGCCCAACGGACAATTCGAGCTCGCAAAAACTCCTGTTAGACTACTTTCCCATATCTGAACTGATGTTGCATACCTGTATGTCATGACACAGAGCGCCAATGCGATGTAATATGCCATGGGGTACGGAGAAGCCACGGTGACGCATCGCCGACTAGTGTCATCGAGCCATTTAcccaacggcagcggccgcgacACCCCGTGTATTGAATTGTAGCTGTTGAGAGTTCAATTGGTCGTCTTTATCCTTGAGTTTGATGTTGTGAGTCGTTGGTTTGTATTTGGAAGTCGGAACGCGGGCGGACAGCGCCCACGCTGAAGCTAGATGAATCGCCCACGTTCCGAAAGAGTCATTGCGATTAAAGTGAAGGCAACAAGTGAGGGAAGAACCGAGCACTCTTATTAGACTCATGCTTGGGAGAGAGCTACGCACATCCGAGTCACGCATCGCGTACGATAATTTTCCCCTGCCGCACCACGTGCACGAGGTAGCTGGGAGCGTATCTGAGCGCAAGAGCCAGGACGCTCGTACGACATGTTTATGTGGACGACACGGCAATCACGGCTTTTGTAGCATAATCTGCTAtcttctcttctccttcACGAGCTGTGTCTGTCCGAGCGCGCAGCGGCGATGACCGGTAGCAGCGTTTTGCTTATAGCGGTACAGCCGCCTTGAAAACTAAAGGCTTATAGTCTTGTTCAAGTATAACTACTTGTTATGACCTATTATACCATGACCTATTATACCTCGCCTAAACGCTCTTAAAGAATTATTCCTATTGCTGGCCTCCACCGTACTGAAACGGACTGTTGGGCTGCGCTTCGTATACATAGAGCGTGCTATTCCTCTGGTCTGGCATCCAGTAGAAGCGTAGCTTGCCATCGTGAACGCTCACATCCACGGGGTTCTGCGTCAGGCGCACACCTAAGGCGCTCTCTAATGCAATTGGCACCTCCGCCAAGGGCTGCATCGTAGCCACGTCGACcagcgccacgccgcccaggtTGTAGCTGCCGATGGTGGCCACGCCCGAGCATAACATCACGCTCTTGCCGTTGTAGAACTTGCTGTGCCCGAGCCACTTACAGTCTTGATAGTCAACAAAGTAACTCGGGTTACGGACGACGCGCATGGGCTTggtggacgaggatggcgacgtgCAGCCGGGTTTGATGTCGCGCAGAGCCCATGTTGAGGCGTTGCGTGAGCCCCAATTGAGGCAGCTGATGGTTCCTTCATTCGTGTCGTGAACAATGCCGCCCAAGTGGTCATTGAAGTGAACgaccgtcgtcggcttcaaTGTCTTGGGGTCCGCTTTGTACGCATAAGCCGTGGTGTTGGGCCGATACTGCGCAATCGTCCCCCAAATGGCCTTGCCGTCAaagtcgatgccgccgttgtGATACTCTATGTCGCCCCgcttggtgatggtggcatCTGCGAGCCGCTGGCCCTTGCCGTTGAACACGATCAAGTGTCCGAAACCTTGACCCGGGGTACGGTCGGTGCCGttgatgatgctgccgtACTTTATCGTCGGCTCCGTGTACTCGCCGCAACTGACGACAAGGCGGTCATCACCCAAACGGACCATGCCCTCAGGCTCAAACGTGTCGCCCTCGATGGTGATGTTGGCGATGCTCTTCCAGACGGTCGAGCGGCCGAGGTTCTGGAAGAGCCGGATGATGGTCTCACCGTCGGAATCAGCGTGagagggcggcagcggggtAGGGGCGAGGGGAACGTTCTGGTAGTAGGTGATGTTGAGCGCCACCCCGGCAGCGAGGGGCCAGaacgcggcgaggccggccaggaCCTTCATGCTGGCAGCAGTTTGGTTGACGAAGTCGAAGGAGTACACGAAGTCGAAGAAGGATGATGCTAGCTGCCAATTCATTTTTCACGTCGCGGTATGGAAGGGTTATAAGGCTCTTTTGAGTAAGATGACGTGCTGATTGTGATCCCTGTCAAGCCTGCAGGAACGCACCTAGGGTCGTTCCCAAAAGGCGGCGGTCGTTGCGCCAGAGCGATTTCGGTGAGAAGACCCAGTCGGGAGGTTGTCACTTGTCAGATCGACCAACCTTGATGCAAATACTCCTCACGTGGAGGTGGGGATATGGGTGTAAAGCCGAGATCTGGTGTCTCGACAGGGCCACGTGGGAGGCTCCGGATCGAGTGCGACTTCAACCATGAACGATAGGCTGAAGACGAGTGGATCAGTCTATCTGAGTGATTCCACACGACTAGAGGAAATGGTTCGGGATTGAATTGaggttgttgatgttgtcgGCATCTTGATGTCAAGaatgaagaagacgaagtACGAAGGTCAGATAAGCAAAGATCATACTACTGGCAGGTGTCAACCAGGGAGGCGGGATCATACTCCTCGCGATATATCAAGGGGTCTGGTGTGAGACCCGTAAAGTAAGGCAGCCAAGTAGTTGCTATATGAGCTACTCTAGTAAGCAATTACAGCTATTAGTCTTCGAAGCAgttcgcgccgccggcattTTTCGGTCGATGAGCCCGATATCTCGAGGTCTGGGAATGTCTGCCGCCTTGGCTTAATGGCTTGTGCTCTGATGTTGCaccgtcgtccagctccgaAGGGTAGGAACTTAGACCTCACTATTCGCAATAGTGAGCTTCCCTTTTCAAAGCGTTCAGCTGCAATCAAGGTAAGCAGATATGTACGGTCGAATGCGTGGCTGTCGCAAGGTAGACTTGAATTGTTCGTCGATAGGTTCTTAGAGTATGGCGGGTTGAAAGCCTGCTCAGTGCCCAACAAGAAGCCAAAGCCCATCGGACTGATCAATCGCCATATTCCGTGGTGCAAGATCTTGGTGAGCAAATAACAGCCTATTCGGTTCAAGGGTTCAAATTTTCTCAGTGACAAATGATGCTAATAAGCCAACAGTGTCCAACGTGACAGACCCCATTTTGAGGATGAATCACCGTACCTTCAATGCTAGACGTAAAGTCAGCCACCACCCTAGACTCGGCCAAGCACTTTGCAAAGTTCTCCCTTTAACACGCTCCAAGATCGCAAAAATTGTTGGCGGAGAGGGTCACTGTCGTAGGAAATTTGGTGTCCCCGACTGAATGTTTCAGGCCCGAATCTGAAGAGATGCATTGGCACAAGCAAGGCACCGCTCGGCGCTGATATATGTTGACCTGATGCTACTACAAAGCAGCCGACAACCTTAGCACCTCCTACCTCTTAGATATAGTGTGGCCCGACAAACCCTCAGGGTCCAGGTACCACCTGGGCAGCAGTGGAGGCCACTAGCCCTGGGAAGGGCAGTAACTACTTGCCCCTGCTCTAGCGATTGAACCTGTGGCGCAGCTCACCTACGGGCAGGTAGCTCCAgccccaccccccctcccacaCCAGGACCAGCCTGTCATTGTCATCGGCCCTGCGTCCACGAAGCCGGCCTGTGGCTGCGACGTGCGCCGAGCTCCTTATTCCTGAACCGCAACATCACATCTCTAACCACGTTCAAGCTCCCGGCCGCGACTGGCCGCATAACCACCCAGCATTCGAGACGTGCGCCATTCGGATGCgcaagagcagcagcttcaTCAACCACCCCGAAACATACGAACCGAGCAACcagggccaggccagccccTCGGACATGTCTTGTGACTGCCTCCGCCAGCCAGACATGTTGGAAGCCCCTAGACACCGACTTTGAGGATGAGCTTGGACCCTCTGTTGCCTGTCGCCCCGGCGCGGGTGAAGGCGCTCCTTCTGCCTCTCGGCAAGATTAGGGCAGAGCGTTTCGCATCCTTCGTCGAGAGGTTGCGCGCCGAGCGTGTCGTCCACCTTCGCGACATCACCCCCGATGGCCGTCCCAATCGAAGTAGGTGAACCTTCCTATGATGCGGCATGGGCGTTCCTGAAGCTGACTGCAGGTTACAAGACATGTTCTCGCCGCTGGCGTTCCCGGATGGCGCCATGCTATACGATCTTATAAcgcaccagccgcccccgtcgcATCTGGCCCTAGCACCCTTCGACCTGTATCGCGAACCCCTCGCCGTCATAGCCgttgccgacggcgcagagATGCAGGATGCCAGCTTCTGCAAACGGCTTTccgcaggcggcgctgcggccgccaCTGTGGTCGAGAAGAATGTGCGGGCGCTGCACCAGGAACTCGAAGATCTGCGCGACATTTATCCCAAAGCCTTTGTACACCAAGTCATCATCTTCGATTACTCCGCGCCGAATGGCACCAAGATTCCAATACCAGAGGGCCTTGTGACGGTACCGCCGCCGGAAGGTTGCAAGCGAACGACAATGAAGACCGTCATGTGTGACATCTCGTCGCTGTTGCTCGCAGAGATGACGACGCTGGCAAAGTCGTTCGAGGCCATGACGTCCATCGAGTCCCCAGGCCGTTATTCGGTGACAAGACATATAAATGGTGTCGCTGAAACAGGCCCTAACGGCGCGAGCAGACGGAATTCGCAGTTTCCGTTCCCGCAACACCTCTCACGATCCAGCTCGGCAACAGGGGTCGACAAGACCCACGCGCGAATGTCGATGCCtccgatggcgacgcgacCAGGCACtggctccagcagctcgacccctggccggccgtcgactcCCGTCAGAGGCGGGCTGGCAAGCATCCCCATGAGCCCCGAGGAGGGTCAGAGCGCCCCTGGCAGCGGTCCGTCGAGCCCGGAGCAAAAAATGACAAGATCTGACAGTGAGAGGTCGCGCGACATCAGCCGCGATCGTGTGTCTGTGCAAGGATTCGGACCTGGAGGCGCCAATGACCGCTGGCGGCAAAAGGGCAAGGGTCGGACGTCGGTTGTCATCGGATCCATGTACCTCCAAGCCGGACGATGGAGCGATTCGTTGAGAGAGCTCTCCGAaggtgcagcagcggcgcggtcTCTCAACGACCACATTTGGCATGGGAAAGCCTTGGAGCTGATTTTCATAAAcctcctgctccttggcTGGTCTAACCTGGAATTTCAGATACCGACTGTCTGCTTTGCTGTGCAAGAGAGGCCAAACAGCAGCTCGTCAGTGCTCAAGTCGGAGCCCGATGTTGGGGATACGACTATCCCGAAGCATTTGCGAAACCTCCAGACCCTTCTTCCAGAGCTACTGGAAAGGATCATCGGACTATACTCGAGGATTTCCAGCGAGAacctgccgccgctaccCTTGTCCGAGACTACCGTCCGCTTTTCCAAAATCCTTTCCGCCGTCCACCTCTGCGGTGGCAAACTCAACCAACAAGCGCTCGAGATCATTGTGTGCGGCAAGTTACCCGAAAAGGGCCTTACCACGTCGCCTCGCCTGACGATCGTGCCGACGAGACAGCAAATCGTCAACCTGGTGTTCAAGGCTTTCCCTTCGACGACCACGGAACTGCTTACAACGGCTGACCGTGTGTCCATCTTGAGTGGAATTGCATCGGTTCTTGGCCCCTTGGGGTTTTCAAGAAAGAAGGCCATGGTGATTCGAGAACTGGTATCTGTCCTCAttggtggcctcgtcgaggcgcgcacACGTGgtgcggcggaggcgggtgttcaccctgctgctggactGGTGTCACTGGCTCCAGGACGGGATCGAAACTCGGCCGCCGTTGCGCTTGATCTCGGCGAAGGCGACATCGAACAGGGACTAGAGGCTTTTTTGGATCTGCTATGCAGGTCGTACGGCGTCGTCGGATTTGAGTCGCAGGCCGACAATGCGATGACGACCTCTGGCAGACCTGAAGAGTCTGACGATGCTATTGTGGCCAGAATCCTGGATCAATCATCGACAAGATTCTTTGGATTCAACAGCATCAAACTCAACATCTTACGGGCATGCATCAACTTCGCGGAGGCACTGCCTGACTTCAATGGTGTGCTCAAATACTCGAGCGACCTGATGCGCACGGCTGGATCTGGAGTTGCACCCGGCCCCCAGCGCGAAGATGCCACCGCTCTGATTCATAGGGACGAGCAAATCCGCCTGGCGACCAACATATCACGGACCGCAGCCCTTGTACAAAGAATTGGCATTGACCACCTGGAGGCCGAATATTGGGATGAGTTTCTTATCCGGAGTATTGTTCTGGAATCCCTCCCGAATACACGGACACCGATACCACATGCTCGTAGCGTTCTCCCTGGTGCCACAGCTAGCCGAGCTTCTCAAGATGTCAACCCGTTCATTTACAACCCGTTCTTGAAGGAGCCAGATGAGGTTGCGGCGCAGAATCTTGTGGCTGGTGAGCTGGCAAGCTTCAGGGTCACGCTGCAGAATACgtacgacgtcgaggtcgacatGGAGAGCATCCGCCTATGTGCCGACGGCGTTGAATTTGAGTCCCTGCCTGAAAGTGTGGTTCTCGGACCGTACAGAACGCAACTGCTCAGGCTCAAAGGGCGACCCAAAGCAGCGGGCTCCATCACCATAACCGGGGCCATTGTCAAGATTCGTGGTTGTCGGGAGAGGCGGTTCCCGATTTTCACAAAACCATGGAACCCTTTACGACCCGAGAAAATCAAGGTCAaggggctcgccgccctgggaAGTTCCGACAGCCTGATCAAACCCGGCGAGGGGGCCTTGGAACCCCGCCACTTGAGTCTGAACGTGATACAAGAGCAACCCCTGTTAGTAGtgaagtcgacgacgctcccTCAATCCTCTGTTATGATCCTGGAAGGGGAGCGACAGGTCTTTTCAATCACCCTGCAGAAcacatcgtcgacgccggtcGACTTCATGCTATTCTCTTCCAAGGACTCCACACAGGCGCCATTGCAGGAAGCACTCAACAAACGGGACGCGACACCCGCAGAGTTGTACGAATACGAGCTGATTCTGATGAAGAGACAAGCCCTTCGACTTCCCCGAAGCGACCAGGGCCGAAACATTGCCCCCGGAGCGGAGGCCGCGTTTGAGTTTGAGATCCTCGGTAAGCCCGGCCTCACGCATGCGACTATTCAGGTCGACTACACGTATCTAGGCGTCCCGAGAGACGAGGTCACGGAGCAATTCTACACCAGACAGGTGTCAGTGGATATCACCGTCACGGTCAATGCCAGCGTGGAGCTGACGAGGGTTGATGCAATGCCGCTGTTCGGCCACATTCCGGAGTCGTTTTGGCAGAGGATGGGCGGTGCAGCGCCCAAAGACGCCGAAGACTACTGCTTGCTGTCTCTGGATTTGCGCAATGCATGGCCCAGCCACATGGCCGTCCatctcgagggcgaggaggggctCGCAGTCGATGAGAGTATTCTTCCGGGCAAGACGAGCCGGGTGGTCATGCCGGTCAAGCGCATCTACGTGGAGGACCCGCACGAGGCCATCCCAAGCCTCAACCCCTCGCGCACAAGACAGTTCGTGGTAAGCACGAGCAAGATCTCGCCGGACATGGAGCGCGCGAACCGGGAGGCGTTCTGGTATCGGGAGA from Purpureocillium takamizusanense chromosome 4, complete sequence includes the following:
- a CDS encoding uncharacterized protein (COG:S~EggNog:ENOG503P7UP), yielding MFGLPPGWESDYDGQRWFYTYKASGHIQYHFPTEGDEFPDYLDASVPAPDLAPEERLESQQQLRRQTTISAASAKQLSPPSSHRAGNGAAKSGMSATARPVSAIWDGDGGGGDDDAEQVFQPENFMFLGPGTYTEVSPLNEEEEEAARRVVAGGIGERVAGDSAVAGGSAAGTKAAVSPVASTVTTPMVQKSEASVSPPVPAAGQEIVIESPPIQAEPVPTPPQEEQPVVHMIDSRELPQELPAPPPVFDPVGVVAEMATEHTAVAHIELHPDPVEMGDNAVLAPIETNMNAAALGMAELPERNSPVELKLPQKVEKPAEVATGSSVTVQEPDAVRQVSQQGTESQISGRLRRRTLSRIRSISNHLMSSPSSNISQFSICQTSSLRFKLCNTITNNKISNSSSIKISNISSSSSSNISSNHNSNNHNSSDYNSSHTRTFSSITISHNMSLSGSKDCRLLSRNMAIRPRHRSLDPTSPSRSRYRIRPSLSNKRKYKASQSSRRRKVIFRNPNCFSRPINLKLRSRLCRPNNFNSSLLISSPSKFNLPSSTNSSSSSRTKKPRRNRQGRDSNSSKAMKFSHLRNSHSPRHSHSTRPYSLSRVLILSKQQRSTRLRNKVSSSGNVHGLSSNHKTSHNRKPPNKTYPSRSRSPGSPPVVSILKHIGLIAPGKRQPKHRRKPPRKSGRAALLPCNVKHH
- a CDS encoding uncharacterized protein (EggNog:ENOG503NZUD~COG:Q); its protein translation is MPPTQDATSASANANRGFIGTIKPCVVTGQGGKDVWDGDAYTFFDSVRPPTVNEKLWNHSKLTALHGLFEVLPGIYQVRGLDISNMTLLEGQSGVVIVDPLTSNECAAAALSLYESHRGKRPVVGIIYSHSHIDHFGGAMGILPKDREIPIIAPRGFVEESMSENVLAGPAMMRRAAFMYGTPLPPGQAGRVGVGIGVGVSTGTSSLVPPNKLIEETGQVVDVDGLKLVFQMVPGTEAPAEINFYMPEQKALYISECATQSLHNIITLRGAVVRDAKAWSGYLDETIDLYGRQAEVLFAGHTWPTWGNENLMQHISEQRDLYAYLHDQTLRLMNLGLNGTEIAERLTLPPQLRDAPHAQGFYGSVSHNIKGIYQRYMTWFDGNPAHLWAHPPAEEGRRYLDCFGGAQEIIKKAQSYVDAGDLRFAATLLDHVVKAEPDNKAAKLALASVYGQLGFGAENATWRNFYLTGAALLRSTSVDKTSIVPEFPAFNPLGTVDQWLDCLSIRLDGFKAAAEASVIDIKDPAQEMGWRARLSNGALTHRHIDQSTDPKAADLVLTLEKDELLAVLNGDVALAQAKAAGDCEPLRRLMTLCGM
- a CDS encoding uncharacterized protein (EggNog:ENOG503NZ8J): MNWQLASSFFDFVYSFDFVNQTAASMKVLAGLAAFWPLAAGVALNITYYQNVPLAPTPLPPSHADSDGETIIRLFQNLGRSTVWKSIANITIEGDTFEPEGMVRLGDDRLVVSCGEYTEPTIKYGSIINGTDRTPGQGFGHLIVFNGKGQRLADATITKRGDIEYHNGGIDFDGKAIWGTIAQYRPNTTAYAYKADPKTLKPTTVVHFNDHLGGIVHDTNEGTISCLNWGSRNASTWALRDIKPGCTSPSSSTKPMRVVRNPSYFVDYQDCKWLGHSKFYNGKSVMLCSGVATIGSYNLGGVALVDVATMQPLAEVPIALESALGVRLTQNPVDVSVHDGKLRFYWMPDQRNSTLYVYEAQPNSPFQYGGGQQ
- a CDS encoding uncharacterized protein (EggNog:ENOG503NUM4~COG:U~BUSCO:EOG0926077L), with protein sequence MSLDPLLPVAPARVKALLLPLGKIRAERFASFVERLRAERVVHLRDITPDGRPNRNMFSPLAFPDGAMLYDLITHQPPPSHLALAPFDLYREPLAVIAVADGAEMQDASFCKRLSAGGAAAATVVEKNVRALHQELEDLRDIYPKAFVHQVIIFDYSAPNGTKIPIPEGLVTVPPPEGCKRTTMKTVMCDISSLLLAEMTTLAKSFEAMTSIESPGRYSVTRHINGVAETGPNGASRRNSQFPFPQHLSRSSSATGVDKTHARMSMPPMATRPGTGSSSSTPGRPSTPVRGGLASIPMSPEEGQSAPGSGPSSPEQKMTRSDSERSRDISRDRVSVQGFGPGGANDRWRQKGKGRTSVVIGSMYLQAGRWSDSLRELSEGAAAARSLNDHIWHGKALELIFINLLLLGWSNLEFQIPTVCFAVQERPNSSSSVLKSEPDVGDTTIPKHLRNLQTLLPELLERIIGLYSRISSENLPPLPLSETTVRFSKILSAVHLCGGKLNQQALEIIVCGKLPEKGLTTSPRLTIVPTRQQIVNLVFKAFPSTTTELLTTADRVSILSGIASVLGPLGFSRKKAMVIRELVSVLIGGLVEARTRGAAEAGVHPAAGLVSLAPGRDRNSAAVALDLGEGDIEQGLEAFLDLLCRSYGVVGFESQADNAMTTSGRPEESDDAIVARILDQSSTRFFGFNSIKLNILRACINFAEALPDFNGVLKYSSDLMRTAGSGVAPGPQREDATALIHRDEQIRLATNISRTAALVQRIGIDHLEAEYWDEFLIRSIVLESLPNTRTPIPHARSVLPGATASRASQDVNPFIYNPFLKEPDEVAAQNLVAGELASFRVTLQNTYDVEVDMESIRLCADGVEFESLPESVVLGPYRTQLLRLKGRPKAAGSITITGAIVKIRGCRERRFPIFTKPWNPLRPEKIKVKGLAALGSSDSLIKPGEGALEPRHLSLNVIQEQPLLVVKSTTLPQSSVMILEGERQVFSITLQNTSSTPVDFMLFSSKDSTQAPLQEALNKRDATPAELYEYELILMKRQALRLPRSDQGRNIAPGAEAAFEFEILGKPGLTHATIQVDYTYLGVPRDEVTEQFYTRQVSVDITVTVNASVELTRVDAMPLFGHIPESFWQRMGGAAPKDAEDYCLLSLDLRNAWPSHMAVHLEGEEGLAVDESILPGKTSRVVMPVKRIYVEDPHEAIPSLNPSRTRQFVVSTSKISPDMERANREAFWYREKILDVLRATWRTTSVPKRSGAVELRNIRLTSRMIEAVKVDEVGIDISTDVAHAEPTSSSSPPSPAYVDEFMQVKVHVTNRTAKPIFPLVRLMPALCHRPVNVALDHTRKFAWNGTLQQQLPLLRGNSSVDFTIGVTPLCRGEFELAASVEEMRVWEDDDGAGGGGGGGGGTGSGGRRPRSDTQRMMDAALGGKQRRMWHSRRPCVLMVRDREDIEEGAREA